One Halobaculum marinum genomic window carries:
- a CDS encoding DUF1641 domain-containing protein: MADSEAVHRDELADAIAENPEAVAEFVDRLDAVNELLDVIALGEHALSDEMVRELSSTGATLAESADSLATDETVALAAAVGDNGEDLADAMDTLVTLQRSGALDDLAEFAQIGALASSALSDEMVRTLASTGSGLAEVAQTASEDDTRAGVERLLDGVGAAEESEAERVGPLGMARALRDPEVQYGLGYLLTVAKAVGRDRAPADES, encoded by the coding sequence ATGGCCGACTCCGAAGCCGTCCACCGGGACGAACTCGCGGACGCCATCGCCGAGAACCCCGAGGCGGTCGCCGAGTTCGTCGACCGACTTGACGCGGTCAACGAACTGCTGGACGTCATCGCGCTCGGCGAGCACGCCCTCAGCGACGAGATGGTCAGAGAGCTGTCGTCGACCGGCGCGACGCTCGCGGAGTCGGCCGACAGCCTGGCCACCGACGAGACCGTGGCGCTGGCGGCCGCCGTCGGCGACAACGGCGAGGACCTCGCGGACGCGATGGACACGCTCGTGACGCTCCAGCGGTCGGGTGCACTCGACGACCTCGCCGAGTTCGCGCAGATCGGTGCCCTCGCCTCGTCGGCCCTGAGCGACGAGATGGTCCGGACGCTCGCGAGCACCGGAAGTGGCCTCGCAGAGGTCGCCCAGACAGCTTCTGAGGACGACACGCGGGCGGGTGTCGAGCGACTCCTCGACGGCGTCGGCGCAGCCGAAGAGAGCGAGGCCGAACGGGTTGGGCCGCTCGGGATGGCCCGCGCCCTGCGAGACCCGGAGGTGCAGTACGGCCTCGGCTACCTGCTCACCGTGGCGAAGGCGGTCGGCCGAGACCGCGCGCCGGCGGACGAGTCGTAA
- a CDS encoding glycosyltransferase family 2 protein: MFRGHTVAVVLPAHDEAAFVGDVLSAIPPCVDRVYLVDDASTDDTATVALDAADPTTDSRLPVDPAERPAANDAASATAAARVLDRRTMSTDRRGRLRVLRHGANRGAGGAVVTGYLAALADRVDLVATVDADGQMDPTHLTRLLDPLVEGTAAYAKGTRLRRRADRAAFPVVRLVGNALLTGLSRVATGYWSLSDPVNGFTAMTGRALAAVDPASTYEGYGYGIDVLARLRAADEAVIDVPHPSAYGDESSGIDLTTYVPRVSRLLAVSFLGRIRREHLSSRLDRSTPVDAGRWTLAGAATGIRSLVGVLGGAGSGGDRP, encoded by the coding sequence ATGTTCCGCGGGCACACCGTCGCGGTCGTCCTCCCGGCCCACGACGAGGCGGCGTTCGTCGGCGACGTGCTCTCGGCGATCCCACCGTGCGTCGACCGCGTGTACCTCGTCGACGACGCGTCGACGGACGACACGGCCACCGTCGCGCTCGACGCCGCCGACCCGACGACCGACTCCCGTCTCCCGGTCGACCCCGCCGAACGACCCGCCGCCAACGACGCCGCGAGCGCCACGGCGGCGGCCCGGGTGCTCGACCGCCGGACGATGTCGACGGACCGACGCGGGCGACTCCGCGTCCTCCGCCACGGGGCGAACCGGGGCGCCGGCGGGGCCGTCGTGACGGGCTACCTCGCCGCACTCGCAGACCGGGTCGACCTCGTCGCGACGGTCGACGCCGACGGTCAGATGGACCCAACGCACCTCACGCGACTGCTGGACCCACTCGTCGAGGGCACTGCCGCGTACGCGAAGGGGACGCGACTGCGCCGGCGCGCCGACCGTGCGGCGTTCCCCGTCGTCAGGCTGGTCGGGAACGCTCTCCTGACGGGCTTGTCCCGGGTCGCGACCGGATACTGGTCGCTCTCGGACCCGGTGAACGGCTTCACGGCGATGACCGGGCGGGCGCTCGCAGCCGTCGACCCGGCGTCAACGTACGAGGGGTACGGGTACGGGATCGACGTGCTCGCTCGCCTCCGGGCGGCCGACGAAGCCGTTATCGACGTTCCCCACCCGAGCGCGTACGGCGACGAGTCGAGCGGGATCGACCTCACGACGTACGTCCCGCGCGTCTCCCGACTGCTGGCCGTCTCCTTCCTCGGGCGGATCCGGCGCGAACACCTCAGCAGCCGACTCGACCGGTCGACCCCCGTCGACGCGGGTCGCTGGACGCTCGCGGGTGCCGCCACGGGGATCCGATCACTGGTCGGTGTGCTCGGCGGCGCCGGGAGTGGAGGTGATCGCCCGTGA
- a CDS encoding DUF354 domain-containing protein, translating to MRVLFDVTHPALVHLFAVPGALLRERGHEVVVAAREKDVTTHLLDAQDLPYTVVSRAGSGPLSRVGELLQREVGLARLARGVDPDVVVSQVDPAAVHVARLVGARAVVFDDSEPEHLAASITHPFADVVCTPANFRHDVPNQRRYDGFHELAYLHPNRFSPDSDVLREHGVDPDEPYAVVRFVSWSAHHDVGRRGFSLDGKRELLAGLAEHGRVFVCRERVTAEGADVVDTAPIPGVEPCPVPPEALHDLLAFADCYVGDSQTMATEAAVLGTPAVRSNGFAGADDMSNFHELEDEYGLLTSVADEGEAGALAVETLRDPPHETHARRRDRLVREKIDVAAFVADVVEGTA from the coding sequence GTGAGAGTTCTGTTCGACGTGACGCACCCGGCGCTGGTCCACCTGTTCGCCGTCCCGGGGGCGCTGTTGCGCGAGCGCGGTCACGAGGTGGTCGTCGCCGCCCGCGAGAAAGACGTGACGACGCACCTGCTCGACGCGCAGGATCTGCCCTACACCGTGGTGTCGCGGGCGGGGTCGGGACCACTGTCCCGCGTCGGCGAACTGCTCCAGCGCGAGGTCGGGTTGGCGCGTCTCGCCCGTGGGGTCGACCCGGACGTGGTCGTCAGCCAGGTCGACCCCGCCGCGGTCCACGTCGCCCGACTCGTCGGCGCGCGTGCGGTGGTGTTCGACGACAGCGAACCCGAACACCTCGCGGCGTCGATCACCCACCCGTTCGCCGACGTGGTGTGCACGCCCGCGAACTTCCGCCACGACGTGCCGAACCAACGGCGCTACGACGGATTCCACGAACTCGCGTACCTCCATCCCAACCGCTTTTCGCCCGACTCTGACGTCCTCCGCGAGCACGGCGTCGACCCGGACGAACCGTACGCAGTCGTCCGCTTCGTCTCGTGGTCCGCCCACCACGACGTCGGGCGCCGGGGCTTCTCGCTCGACGGCAAACGCGAGTTGCTCGCCGGACTGGCCGAACACGGCCGCGTGTTCGTCTGCCGAGAGCGGGTGACGGCCGAGGGTGCCGACGTCGTCGACACGGCACCCATCCCGGGCGTTGAGCCGTGTCCCGTGCCGCCCGAGGCGCTCCACGACCTGCTCGCGTTCGCCGACTGCTACGTCGGCGACTCACAGACGATGGCGACCGAGGCGGCCGTGCTCGGGACGCCGGCGGTCCGCTCGAACGGCTTCGCCGGTGCCGACGACATGAGCAACTTCCACGAGTTAGAAGACGAGTACGGGTTGCTGACATCGGTCGCGGACGAGGGCGAAGCGGGGGCGCTCGCGGTCGAGACCCTCCGAGACCCTCCGCACGAGACGCACGCGAGACGGCGGGACCGACTCGTCCGAGAGAAAATCGACGTGGCGGCGTTCGTCGCCGACGTCGTGGAGGGGACGGCGTGA
- a CDS encoding DUF3006 domain-containing protein: protein MSDVPDGEHAAVVDRIEDGLAALEIDADDGRYELLVDPSALPSEARHANAAVTVEVADGSLVAATYRPEETDARLSRAQSLFDRIARRPPGADEDPADGDDGDDDEE, encoded by the coding sequence ATGAGCGACGTGCCCGACGGCGAACACGCCGCCGTCGTCGACCGGATCGAAGACGGACTGGCGGCGCTAGAGATCGACGCCGACGACGGTCGCTACGAACTCCTCGTCGACCCGTCTGCGCTGCCCAGCGAGGCCCGACACGCGAACGCCGCCGTCACGGTCGAGGTCGCCGACGGGTCGCTGGTGGCGGCGACCTACCGCCCCGAGGAGACCGACGCCCGACTGTCGCGCGCGCAGTCGCTGTTCGACCGCATCGCTCGTCGACCACCGGGAGCGGACGAGGACCCCGCCGACGGCGACGATGGCGACGACGACGAGGAGTAG
- a CDS encoding RtcB family protein — MSEHPQLERVAANVYEIARTGDMRVPVRVYGSEPLIEEMRLEGDLTLTQGRNVATLPGIQKFAVVLPDGHQGYGFPIGGVAAVDTEEGVISPGGIGFDINCGVRLLRTPLTYDDVVGHEQTLVERLFETIPCGLGKGGYLDTDMDDLRGILAGGLEWMREHEHATTHDIDHCEENGSLPGDPRKVPPEALTRGLNQVGSLGSGNHFLEVQRVAEVYDREIAAAFGLEQDQVVVMIHSGSRGLGHQTCTEYIRRFERSFPAIAESLPDRQLIYAPLREQVADDYKGAMYAAANYAWANRQAMTQGVREVFERTFGVTDVELVYDVCHNVAKEERHQVNGREDEVLVHRKGATRAFPAGREEVPEAYRDVGQPVFIPGSMGASSYVLCGGDRSLELTFGSTAHGAGRVMSRTQAKREYDAGELQRTLREQGVYVRARSGATLTEEAPSAYKDVDEVIRVSDALDIGTKVARTRPVANIKG, encoded by the coding sequence ATGAGCGAACACCCGCAGCTCGAACGGGTCGCAGCGAACGTCTACGAGATCGCCCGGACGGGGGACATGCGCGTCCCCGTCCGCGTCTACGGCTCGGAACCGCTCATCGAAGAGATGCGCCTCGAAGGCGACCTCACGCTGACGCAGGGACGGAACGTGGCGACGCTCCCCGGGATCCAGAAGTTCGCGGTCGTGTTGCCGGACGGCCACCAGGGGTACGGCTTCCCCATCGGTGGCGTGGCGGCCGTCGACACGGAGGAGGGTGTCATCAGTCCCGGCGGGATCGGGTTCGACATCAACTGTGGCGTCCGCCTGTTGCGGACGCCGCTGACGTACGACGACGTCGTGGGTCATGAACAGACGCTCGTGGAGCGTCTGTTCGAGACGATCCCGTGCGGCCTCGGGAAGGGTGGGTACCTCGACACCGACATGGACGACCTGCGCGGCATCCTCGCGGGTGGACTGGAGTGGATGCGCGAGCACGAGCACGCGACGACCCACGACATCGACCACTGCGAGGAGAACGGGAGCCTCCCGGGTGACCCGCGTAAGGTGCCACCGGAGGCACTGACGCGTGGCCTCAACCAGGTCGGATCACTCGGTTCGGGCAACCACTTCCTCGAAGTCCAGCGCGTCGCCGAGGTGTACGACCGCGAGATCGCGGCGGCGTTCGGCCTCGAACAGGACCAGGTGGTCGTGATGATCCACTCGGGGTCGCGGGGACTGGGCCACCAGACCTGCACCGAGTACATCCGCCGCTTCGAGCGGTCGTTCCCGGCAATCGCGGAGTCGCTCCCGGACCGACAGCTGATCTACGCGCCGTTGCGCGAGCAGGTCGCCGACGACTACAAGGGCGCGATGTACGCCGCCGCCAACTACGCGTGGGCGAACCGGCAGGCGATGACGCAGGGTGTCCGCGAGGTGTTCGAGCGGACGTTCGGCGTGACCGACGTAGAACTCGTCTACGACGTGTGTCACAACGTCGCCAAGGAGGAACGCCACCAGGTAAACGGCCGGGAGGACGAGGTGCTCGTCCACCGGAAGGGGGCGACTCGGGCGTTCCCCGCGGGGCGCGAGGAGGTGCCCGAGGCGTACCGCGACGTTGGCCAACCGGTGTTCATCCCCGGGAGTATGGGCGCCTCGTCGTACGTGCTGTGCGGAGGCGACCGGTCGCTCGAGCTGACGTTCGGGTCGACCGCCCACGGCGCCGGGCGCGTCATGTCCCGGACGCAGGCGAAACGCGAGTACGACGCCGGCGAACTCCAGCGGACTCTCCGGGAGCAGGGGGTGTACGTTCGTGCGCGCTCAGGGGCGACACTCACCGAGGAGGCGCCGAGCGCCTACAAGGACGTCGACGAAGTCATCCGCGTCAGCGACGCCCTCGACATCGGGACGAAGGTCGCCCGCACACGGCCCGTGGCGAACATCAAGGGATGA
- the wecB gene encoding non-hydrolyzing UDP-N-acetylglucosamine 2-epimerase, with protein MRVWSVVGVRPEFVMATPVARELAAGGHDATLVHTGQHHDDALSTVFFEELSLPVPDHSLEVGSASRVEQVAVGVERLVPLLDADDPDVVLVYGDTTSTLIGALAARATGTNLAHVESGLRSGDWRMSEERTRVLVDHVAGLRLAPTPAAVATLEAEGVTEGVRCVGDVRGDAVAMTRTVAAATPETPAEFVLATVHRAETVDDAATLRAVLAGLAGSSRPVVLPLHPRTADRLREHGLYEWAATRLTLVEPTGYPAFLRLLDEATAVATDSGGVQREASYLGTPCVTLRETTEWTGTVERGHNTLAGTDSRSIRSAVDDAVADSGHPADPPTGAAAAIVEAVEAWRPVDREAETPPLVGVR; from the coding sequence GTGAGAGTCTGGTCGGTCGTCGGCGTCCGCCCGGAGTTCGTGATGGCGACGCCCGTCGCCCGCGAACTCGCCGCCGGCGGCCACGACGCGACGCTGGTTCACACCGGCCAACATCACGACGACGCCCTCTCGACGGTGTTCTTCGAGGAGTTGTCGCTGCCGGTGCCGGACCACTCGCTGGAGGTCGGATCGGCCTCCCGCGTCGAGCAGGTCGCCGTCGGTGTCGAGCGCCTCGTCCCGCTCCTCGACGCCGACGACCCCGACGTGGTCCTCGTCTACGGCGACACTACCTCGACCCTCATCGGCGCGCTCGCGGCGCGGGCGACGGGGACGAACCTCGCACACGTCGAGTCGGGCCTGCGCAGTGGCGACTGGCGGATGAGCGAGGAGCGCACGCGCGTCCTCGTCGACCACGTCGCCGGACTCAGGCTGGCGCCGACGCCTGCCGCGGTCGCGACCCTGGAGGCCGAGGGCGTCACCGAGGGCGTGCGGTGCGTCGGCGACGTGCGCGGCGACGCCGTCGCGATGACGCGCACGGTGGCTGCGGCGACGCCCGAAACGCCCGCCGAGTTCGTGCTGGCGACGGTCCACCGCGCGGAGACCGTCGACGACGCGGCGACGCTCCGGGCCGTGCTCGCGGGGCTTGCAGGGTCGTCCCGGCCGGTCGTCCTCCCGCTACACCCGCGGACGGCCGACCGCCTCCGCGAGCACGGCCTGTACGAGTGGGCCGCCACCCGCCTCACGCTCGTCGAGCCGACCGGCTACCCGGCTTTCCTCCGACTCCTCGACGAGGCCACGGCGGTGGCGACCGACTCGGGCGGCGTCCAGCGCGAGGCCAGTTACCTCGGGACGCCGTGCGTCACGCTCCGAGAGACGACGGAGTGGACCGGGACGGTCGAGCGAGGACACAACACGCTCGCGGGGACCGACAGCCGGTCGATTCGGTCGGCGGTCGACGACGCGGTAGCCGACTCCGGCCACCCGGCAGACCCGCCGACGGGCGCCGCCGCCGCCATCGTCGAGGCGGTGGAGGCGTGGCGGCCGGTCGACCGCGAGGCGGAGACACCGCCGCTCGTGGGCGTCCGCTGA
- a CDS encoding NAD(P)/FAD-dependent oxidoreductase produces MTEHVVIVGAGTGGSVLANDLAERLDAEIDAGDVRVTLINDDPEHVYKPVWLYVPFGLREPEDGRRALSELIDDRIDLVLDRVTAIDTDAKELAVRDGDAPVEYDRLVLATGSTLQPAEVPGLVDGGHDFYSEPGAEALREELLSFTEGHLVLSVIGTPHMCPAAPLEFVFMADAWFRDRGLRDDIDITYTYPINRVHGNPQIAEWAQPKFEERDINVETFFNAESVDPDAQTIESMEGTELEYDLLVSIPPHAGVDMIAEAGLGDNGWVDVDKHTLEAQAADDVYALGDTAATGVPNAGSVAHYQAGVVAQRLASDLRGRPATATYDGKTLCFIETGMDEASFVEFSYDRAPSPAPPSTKLHWSKLAYNESYWLTARGLL; encoded by the coding sequence ATGACCGAACACGTCGTCATCGTCGGTGCCGGAACCGGGGGGAGCGTCTTGGCGAACGACCTCGCCGAGCGGCTCGACGCCGAGATCGACGCGGGCGACGTGCGCGTAACGCTGATCAACGACGACCCGGAGCACGTCTACAAGCCGGTCTGGCTGTACGTCCCGTTCGGGCTCCGCGAGCCCGAAGACGGCAGACGGGCGCTCTCGGAACTGATCGACGACCGGATCGACCTCGTGCTCGACCGGGTCACGGCCATCGACACCGACGCGAAGGAGTTGGCCGTCCGCGACGGCGACGCACCCGTCGAGTACGACCGCCTCGTCCTCGCGACGGGGTCGACGCTCCAGCCAGCGGAGGTGCCAGGGCTCGTCGACGGCGGGCACGACTTCTACAGCGAGCCGGGGGCCGAAGCGCTCCGCGAGGAGTTGCTGTCGTTCACCGAGGGGCACCTCGTGTTGAGCGTGATCGGTACGCCCCACATGTGCCCCGCGGCGCCGCTGGAGTTCGTGTTCATGGCCGACGCGTGGTTCCGCGACCGCGGGCTCCGCGACGACATCGACATCACGTACACCTACCCGATCAACCGGGTCCACGGGAACCCCCAGATCGCAGAGTGGGCCCAGCCGAAGTTCGAAGAACGCGACATCAACGTCGAGACGTTCTTCAACGCCGAGTCGGTCGACCCCGACGCACAGACGATCGAGTCGATGGAGGGGACGGAACTGGAGTACGACCTGCTCGTCTCGATCCCGCCCCACGCCGGCGTCGACATGATCGCGGAGGCCGGACTCGGCGACAACGGCTGGGTCGACGTCGACAAGCACACGCTGGAAGCGCAAGCCGCCGACGACGTGTACGCGCTCGGTGACACCGCGGCGACGGGCGTGCCCAACGCCGGCAGCGTCGCCCACTACCAGGCCGGCGTCGTCGCCCAGCGCCTCGCCAGCGACCTCCGGGGCCGCCCCGCGACGGCGACGTACGACGGCAAGACGCTGTGTTTCATCGAGACTGGGATGGACGAGGCGTCGTTCGTGGAGTTCAGCTACGACCGCGCGCCGTCGCCGGCGCCGCCGTCGACGAAGCTCCACTGGTCGAAGCTCGCGTACAACGAGTCGTACTGGCTGACCGCACGGGGGTTACTGTAA
- a CDS encoding dienelactone hydrolase family protein gives MVDTATEQVGIRADGVRLEGELVVPGGATGLVVFAHGSGSSRHSPRNNAVASVLRDHGLGTLLFDLLTEEEDREYETRFDIDLLTERLLAATDWLRDREGTRDLHVGYFGSSTGAAAALRAAAERGDDVGAVVSRGGRVDLAADQLPAVTAPTLFLVGGADTTVLELNEEAASRLTCPNQLTVIEGAGHLFEGPGELERVADLAAEWFRRQLA, from the coding sequence ATGGTCGACACAGCTACCGAACAGGTGGGTATCCGGGCCGACGGCGTCCGACTCGAGGGTGAGCTCGTCGTCCCCGGTGGCGCGACCGGACTGGTCGTGTTCGCCCACGGGAGCGGCAGCAGTCGGCACAGTCCACGGAACAACGCCGTCGCGTCGGTACTCCGCGACCACGGACTGGGGACGCTGTTGTTCGACCTGCTGACCGAGGAGGAAGATCGGGAGTACGAGACACGGTTCGACATCGACCTCCTCACGGAACGGCTGCTGGCGGCGACCGACTGGCTCCGCGACCGCGAGGGAACGCGCGACCTGCACGTCGGCTACTTCGGGTCGAGCACCGGCGCGGCGGCAGCGCTCCGTGCGGCCGCCGAGCGCGGGGACGACGTCGGTGCAGTCGTCTCGCGTGGTGGCCGTGTCGACCTCGCGGCCGACCAACTGCCCGCGGTGACGGCACCGACCCTCTTCCTCGTCGGCGGCGCAGACACGACCGTCCTCGAACTCAACGAGGAGGCGGCGTCGCGACTCACGTGTCCGAACCAGTTGACGGTGATCGAAGGCGCCGGCCACCTCTTCGAGGGGCCGGGTGAACTCGAACGGGTCGCCGACCTCGCGGCAGAGTGGTTCCGACGGCAGTTGGCGTGA
- a CDS encoding glycosyltransferase, which produces MRVLELVPSADSNAYRGQVRALRECGVDCETLAVPGSHDPSGGTRSPLDYLVHLGLTIRAARGSFDLVHANQGVVAPAALATGLPTVVSLWGTDLYGTIGPVSRRCAARADAVVVMSERMADDLGAVDARVVPHGVDTETFRPSDRHAARERLGWDDDRAHVLFPYDPARSVKDFPRARRVVGAAGDRLDRDVVLHVVTTAPHDAMPTYLNAADALVLTSRHEGSPNAVKEALACGLPVVATPVGDVPDRLAGVTPSAVADTDDGLADALAAVLAHGGRSNGPEEVRDLTRARTARDLARVYREVAADA; this is translated from the coding sequence ATGCGCGTCCTCGAGCTCGTCCCGAGCGCCGACTCGAACGCCTACCGCGGCCAGGTGCGCGCCCTGCGCGAGTGCGGCGTCGACTGCGAGACGCTCGCCGTTCCCGGGTCGCACGATCCCAGTGGGGGGACCCGGTCGCCGCTCGACTACCTCGTCCACCTCGGGCTGACGATACGAGCGGCGCGTGGGTCGTTCGACCTCGTGCACGCCAACCAGGGGGTCGTCGCGCCCGCAGCGCTCGCGACTGGTCTGCCGACCGTCGTCTCGCTGTGGGGGACAGACCTGTACGGCACGATCGGTCCGGTCAGTCGTCGGTGTGCGGCCCGCGCGGATGCGGTCGTCGTGATGTCCGAGCGGATGGCCGACGACCTCGGGGCGGTCGACGCGCGGGTCGTCCCCCACGGCGTCGACACGGAGACGTTCCGCCCGTCGGACCGCCACGCCGCCCGCGAGCGTCTCGGCTGGGACGACGACCGGGCGCACGTCCTGTTCCCGTACGACCCGGCGAGATCGGTCAAGGACTTCCCGCGTGCGCGGCGCGTCGTCGGCGCCGCCGGCGACCGTCTCGACCGCGACGTCGTGCTTCACGTCGTGACGACGGCTCCCCACGACGCGATGCCGACGTACCTCAACGCCGCAGACGCGTTGGTGCTCACCTCGCGACACGAGGGGTCGCCCAACGCGGTGAAGGAGGCGCTCGCGTGCGGCCTGCCAGTCGTCGCCACGCCCGTCGGCGACGTGCCCGACCGGCTCGCCGGCGTCACACCCTCGGCGGTTGCCGACACCGACGACGGGCTAGCCGACGCGCTGGCCGCCGTCCTCGCTCACGGCGGTCGGTCGAACGGTCCCGAGGAGGTTCGAGACCTGACTCGCGCGCGAACCGCGCGGGACCTCGCTCGCGTGTATCGGGAGGTGGCAGCCGATGCGTAG
- a CDS encoding lamin tail domain-containing protein has product MYGARGHALLVVVIVVLAGCLGGATPVADPTSGTDATTGQVDTAAATATTVEGGLQVHFINVGQSVATLVVGPTGETMLIDSGHFTDDGEYVLAYLQRLGVKRIDYFVVSHADADHIGGNAAVIEYFETEGDGVGAVYDPGIASGTRTYEEYLDAVVAYDVTLYETREGDQIPFDGVAVSVLGPPDPYLENEDRNENSIVLLVSYGATSFLFTGDAEDDEEAYVVAEYGAALRTTVMKAGHHGSASSTGDALLDAAAPAVVVVSSAYDSQYGHPSDETLDRLAARSVTTFWTATHGHVVLASDGQTVTVATQRGAPTDPDRLRDAPAIDLGDTTPTTVRYTVDADGAATAQVTPSGTPTATATDGGTESSTAAPSGSSSLALVEIHADAAGNDHDNLNDEYLVFENTGDDPLDLSGWTVSDEADHTYTVPAGTTLAAGARVTLYTGSGTDTDSTLYWGSGAAVWNNGGDTVIVRDAQGDEVLREEYR; this is encoded by the coding sequence ATGTACGGTGCACGCGGACACGCCCTACTCGTCGTCGTCATCGTGGTGCTCGCGGGGTGTCTGGGCGGTGCGACGCCCGTTGCCGACCCCACGAGCGGCACGGACGCCACGACCGGACAGGTCGACACCGCGGCGGCGACGGCGACCACCGTCGAGGGCGGTCTCCAGGTCCACTTCATCAACGTGGGCCAGTCGGTGGCCACGCTCGTCGTCGGACCGACCGGGGAGACGATGCTGATCGACTCCGGGCACTTCACCGACGACGGGGAGTACGTGTTGGCGTACCTCCAGCGACTCGGCGTCAAGCGCATCGACTACTTCGTCGTCTCTCACGCGGACGCCGACCACATCGGCGGCAACGCCGCCGTCATCGAGTACTTCGAGACTGAGGGCGACGGGGTGGGCGCGGTGTACGACCCCGGAATCGCCTCGGGAACCCGGACGTACGAGGAGTACCTCGACGCCGTGGTCGCGTACGACGTGACGCTGTACGAGACGCGCGAGGGCGACCAGATTCCGTTCGACGGGGTAGCGGTGTCGGTGCTCGGACCGCCTGACCCGTACCTGGAGAACGAGGACCGCAACGAGAACAGCATCGTCCTCTTGGTCTCGTACGGCGCCACGAGTTTCCTGTTCACCGGCGACGCCGAGGACGACGAGGAGGCGTACGTCGTCGCCGAGTACGGCGCGGCCCTGCGAACGACGGTCATGAAAGCCGGCCACCACGGGAGCGCCTCCAGCACGGGCGACGCGCTCCTCGACGCCGCCGCGCCCGCGGTGGTCGTCGTGTCGAGCGCCTACGACTCCCAGTACGGTCACCCGAGCGACGAGACGCTCGACCGACTCGCGGCCCGGTCGGTCACCACCTTCTGGACGGCGACCCACGGCCACGTCGTGCTCGCGAGCGACGGCCAGACGGTCACGGTGGCCACCCAGCGCGGCGCCCCAACCGACCCCGACCGCCTCCGCGACGCGCCGGCGATAGACCTCGGCGACACCACGCCGACGACGGTTCGCTACACGGTCGACGCCGACGGCGCGGCGACGGCGCAAGTCACGCCGTCAGGAACGCCGACCGCGACCGCGACTGACGGCGGCACCGAGTCGTCGACGGCAGCCCCGTCGGGAAGTAGTTCGCTCGCGCTCGTGGAGATTCACGCCGACGCCGCGGGGAACGACCACGACAACCTGAACGACGAGTACCTCGTGTTCGAGAACACCGGCGACGACCCGCTCGACCTCTCCGGGTGGACCGTCAGCGACGAAGCCGACCACACCTACACCGTGCCAGCCGGGACGACGCTCGCCGCCGGTGCTCGGGTGACGCTGTACACCGGGAGCGGTACCGACACCGACAGCACGCTGTACTGGGGCTCAGGGGCGGCGGTCTGGAACAACGGCGGCGACACCGTGATCGTCCGGGACGCCCAAGGCGACGAGGTACTTCGGGAGGAGTACCGATGA
- a CDS encoding AAC(3) family N-acetyltransferase — protein sequence MRRHEVYAHAARSLVADWLGTRSGSTPDTHLDSRHLGDALDGFDADTVVVYAGLSDLAAAFGGDPYELLRDALTDRFETVLTPGFTFSFRETGHVDLDRAPPEVGTFGERFLDDAAFRTADPVFSLLGLGRDPFDSADAGHSYAPGGYWDALHDRDALYLNVGTGRFRCSVFHVAEYRHDVPYVSTATYRGRVTHEGETRRVVHRAPVDDHYRRFARRRVCDDLGEALVDRSVGGVRVQGCRASDVDDLLDDRLAADPYYLVT from the coding sequence ATGCGTAGACACGAGGTGTACGCGCACGCCGCCCGGTCGCTGGTGGCCGACTGGCTCGGGACTCGGTCGGGGTCGACGCCGGACACCCACCTCGACTCGCGGCACCTCGGTGACGCACTCGACGGGTTCGACGCCGACACCGTCGTCGTGTACGCGGGGCTGTCGGACCTCGCGGCGGCGTTCGGCGGCGACCCGTACGAACTGCTGCGCGACGCGCTCACCGACCGATTCGAGACGGTGCTCACGCCGGGGTTCACGTTCTCGTTCCGGGAGACGGGGCACGTCGACCTCGACCGCGCGCCGCCGGAGGTCGGCACCTTCGGCGAACGGTTCCTCGACGACGCCGCCTTCCGCACCGCAGACCCCGTGTTCTCGCTCCTGGGGCTCGGTCGCGACCCGTTCGACAGCGCGGACGCGGGGCACAGCTACGCCCCCGGTGGGTACTGGGACGCCCTCCACGACCGCGACGCGTTGTACCTGAACGTCGGGACCGGGCGATTCCGCTGTTCGGTGTTCCACGTCGCCGAGTACCGCCACGACGTGCCGTACGTCTCGACGGCGACGTATCGCGGGCGCGTCACTCACGAGGGGGAGACGCGCCGGGTCGTCCACCGCGCACCCGTCGACGACCACTACCGCCGCTTCGCGCGCCGCCGCGTGTGCGACGACCTCGGCGAGGCGTTGGTCGACCGGTCGGTCGGCGGCGTCAGGGTACAGGGGTGTCGCGCGAGCGACGTTGACGACCTACTCGACGACCGACTCGCGGCCGACCCGTACTACCTCGTCACCTGA